A genomic window from Aestuariirhabdus litorea includes:
- a CDS encoding nitrite/sulfite reductase yields MYKYDAIDQQIVNDRARQYRGQTERYLNGELSDPEFLPLRLQNGLYVQRFAPMLRIAVPYGMLSSQQLRKLSDISRRFDKGYAHVSTRQNIQLNWPALESVPDILEELASVQMHAIQTSGSCIRSVTSDHFAGVAADELEDPRPWCEIIRQWSTLHPEFAYLPRKFKIAVNGAAEDRAAVGVHDIGLTLVKNSAGETGFQVQVGGGLGRTPIIGSPIRDYLPWQHLLTYLEAILRVYNRYGRRDNKYKARIKILVKALSPETFAEKVEQEWEHLKEGPATLTEAEVERVSAFFTPPAYERNLADNSLQEQLAQAPEFARWHERNVMEHKIAGYAAVTVSLKATAQAPGDISAEQMDSLADLADRYSFGELRTTHMQNMVLADVRQDQLFELWQALAEVELASPNIGTLNDIICCPGGDFCSLANAKSIPVAEAIQRRFSSMERLYDIGDVSLNFSGCMNACGHHHVGNIGLLGVDKKGEEFYQIQLGGSANQDTALAKIIGRAFSREEIPDVIEKLIDLYLEQREPNERFIDTFNRIGIEPFKERAYAKAD; encoded by the coding sequence ATGTATAAATACGACGCTATTGACCAGCAGATCGTCAATGACCGCGCCCGCCAGTATCGCGGGCAAACAGAACGCTACCTCAACGGAGAACTCAGCGACCCCGAGTTCCTGCCCCTGAGACTCCAGAATGGCCTCTACGTCCAGCGTTTTGCCCCGATGCTGCGTATTGCCGTTCCCTACGGCATGCTTTCCAGCCAACAGCTGCGCAAACTGTCAGATATCTCGCGACGCTTTGACAAGGGCTATGCACACGTCAGTACCCGCCAGAATATCCAGCTGAACTGGCCCGCGTTGGAGTCGGTACCCGATATCCTTGAAGAGCTGGCCAGTGTGCAGATGCACGCCATCCAGACCAGTGGTAGCTGCATTCGCAGTGTCACCTCCGACCACTTTGCCGGCGTCGCCGCCGACGAGCTGGAGGACCCTCGCCCCTGGTGTGAAATCATCCGCCAATGGTCGACCCTGCACCCGGAGTTCGCCTACCTGCCCCGCAAGTTCAAAATCGCTGTCAATGGCGCTGCCGAGGACCGGGCTGCGGTCGGCGTCCATGACATCGGCCTCACCCTGGTAAAAAACAGTGCGGGTGAGACCGGATTCCAGGTCCAGGTGGGTGGCGGTTTGGGTCGTACCCCGATCATCGGCAGCCCGATCCGCGACTACCTCCCCTGGCAGCACCTGCTGACCTATCTGGAGGCTATCCTGCGGGTCTACAACCGTTATGGTCGTCGCGACAACAAATACAAGGCTCGCATCAAGATCCTGGTGAAGGCGCTCTCGCCTGAAACCTTTGCCGAAAAGGTGGAGCAGGAGTGGGAACACCTCAAAGAGGGACCCGCCACCCTCACCGAGGCCGAAGTGGAGCGGGTCAGCGCTTTCTTTACGCCCCCCGCTTACGAGCGCAATCTCGCGGACAACAGTCTGCAGGAGCAGCTGGCACAAGCGCCCGAGTTTGCCCGCTGGCACGAACGCAATGTCATGGAGCATAAAATCGCGGGCTACGCAGCCGTCACTGTCTCCCTGAAGGCAACCGCCCAGGCCCCCGGCGATATCAGCGCCGAGCAGATGGACAGCCTCGCCGACCTGGCCGACCGCTACAGCTTCGGCGAACTGCGTACCACCCACATGCAAAATATGGTGCTGGCGGATGTTCGTCAGGACCAGTTGTTTGAACTCTGGCAGGCGCTGGCGGAGGTCGAGCTGGCCTCCCCCAACATTGGAACCCTCAACGATATCATCTGCTGCCCCGGCGGTGATTTCTGCTCATTGGCCAACGCCAAGTCGATACCGGTAGCAGAAGCGATACAGCGTCGCTTTTCGAGCATGGAACGGCTTTATGACATTGGTGATGTCAGTTTGAACTTCTCAGGCTGCATGAATGCCTGTGGCCACCACCATGTCGGCAATATCGGTCTGTTGGGTGTCGACAAGAAAGGGGAGGAGTTCTACCAGATCCAGCTTGGCGGCAGTGCCAACCAGGATACGGCACTAGCCAAGATTATCGGCCGCGCCTTCAGCCGTGAAGAGATTCCGGATGTCATTGAAAAGCTGATCGATCTCTACCTGGAACAACGCGAACCCAATGAGCGCTTCATTGACACCTTTAACCGTATCGGAATTGAACCCTTTAAGGAGCGGGCCTATGCCAAAGCTGATTAA
- the metH gene encoding methionine synthase, translating into MTIHSTRYAALLTALESRILILDGAMGTMIQRHKLEEEDYRGERFAEYPMDIKGNNDLLSLTQPQIIKEIHRQYLEAGADIIETNTFNATRVSQADYQMQSLVDEINRESARLAREAADEMSALTPDKPRFVAGVLGPTSQTCSLSPDVNDPGARHITFDELVEDYLQSTRSLVEGGVDILLIETIFDTLNAKAAVYAVQEYFERSGTRLPIMISGTITDASGRTLSGQTTEAFWNSLAHAAPLSIGLNCALGAKELRPYVQELSRVASTYVSAHPNAGLPNEFGEYDETPQQMIAVVEEFAASGFLNIIGGCCGTTPEHIRAISEAMQNHAPRPIPEIKPALRLAGLEPFNVDADSLFVNVGERCNVTGSARFKRLILEEDYDTALEVAAEQVENGAQVIDVNMDEGMLDAVAAMRKFLNLIASEPDIARLPIMVDSSKWEVIEAGLKCIQGKAIVNSISLKEGEEEFIARARTCQRYGAAVVVMAFDEEGQADTFARKTEICKRSYDLLVNKVGFAPQDIIFDPNIFAIATGIEEHNNYAVDFIEACAWIRKNLPYASISGGVSNVSFSFRGNNPVREAIHSVFLLHAIRAGLNMGIVNAGQLALYDDLPAELRDAVEDVVNNTSPEATEALLAIADKFRGDGSASSARSEDKEWRQLPVNERLQHALVKGISNFINEDTEAARQIAVRPIDVIEGPLMDGMNVVGDLFGAGKMFLPQVVKSARVMKQAVAYLQPYIEAEKSEGQQSNGRILMATVKGDVHDIGKNIVGVVLQCNNFEVVDLGVMVPCEKILQTAIEQKCDIIGLSGLITPSLDEMVTVAKEMERQQITLPLMIGGATTSKAHTAVKIDPQLHCSQVVYVPDASRAVGVASALISPQQRPELEARLALEYEEVRERASKRTVRGTVHSYSEAIAKGPRLDWDNYNPPAPLQPGLHHFDDYPLAELVDYIDWTPFFISWDLAGKFPAILEDKVVGEAARELYENARKMLTRIINEKLIRASAVVGLWPANSINHDDIELYADESRGQVIGTLCHLRQQHQKPGNTKPLTSLADFVAPRESGLSDYVGGFAVTAGIGADELAAEFEKAHDDYNAILVKSLADRLAEALAERMHERVRKELWGYQPAETLDNHALIREQYQGIRPAPGYPACPDHTEKSKLFELLDAERLCGMKLTSSYAMHPAASVSGWYFSHPESRYFPVGKINRDQVESYAARKGMSIDEVERWLRPVLAYDA; encoded by the coding sequence ATGACCATTCATAGCACGCGTTACGCCGCCCTCCTTACAGCGCTGGAATCCCGCATCCTTATACTGGACGGGGCCATGGGCACCATGATCCAGCGCCACAAGCTGGAGGAGGAGGATTACCGGGGCGAACGCTTTGCAGAGTACCCGATGGACATCAAGGGCAATAACGACCTGCTGTCGCTCACCCAGCCCCAGATCATCAAGGAAATCCATCGCCAGTACCTGGAGGCCGGGGCCGATATCATCGAAACCAACACCTTCAATGCCACCCGGGTCTCCCAGGCTGACTACCAGATGCAGTCCCTGGTGGACGAGATCAACCGTGAATCTGCTCGCCTGGCGCGGGAGGCCGCCGACGAGATGAGCGCCTTGACACCGGACAAGCCCCGCTTCGTCGCCGGCGTGCTCGGCCCCACCAGCCAGACCTGCTCCCTCTCCCCCGACGTTAACGACCCAGGCGCACGCCACATCACCTTTGATGAACTGGTGGAAGATTACCTGCAGTCAACCCGTTCCCTGGTCGAGGGGGGAGTGGATATCCTGCTGATTGAAACCATCTTCGACACCCTCAACGCCAAGGCCGCTGTCTACGCCGTACAGGAGTATTTTGAGCGCAGCGGCACCCGTTTGCCGATCATGATTTCCGGCACCATCACCGATGCTTCGGGTCGCACCCTCTCGGGACAAACCACTGAGGCCTTCTGGAACTCCCTCGCCCACGCGGCACCGCTATCAATCGGCCTTAACTGCGCCCTCGGTGCCAAGGAGCTGCGTCCCTACGTACAGGAGCTGTCCCGGGTAGCCAGTACCTATGTCTCCGCACACCCCAACGCCGGCCTGCCCAACGAATTCGGTGAGTACGACGAAACGCCGCAGCAGATGATCGCCGTAGTGGAGGAGTTCGCCGCCAGCGGCTTCCTCAACATCATCGGCGGCTGCTGTGGCACCACCCCCGAGCACATTCGCGCGATCAGCGAGGCGATGCAAAACCATGCTCCCCGCCCGATTCCGGAGATCAAGCCGGCCCTGCGCCTGGCGGGTCTTGAGCCTTTTAACGTCGATGCTGATTCGCTCTTCGTCAATGTGGGTGAACGCTGCAACGTCACCGGCTCGGCCCGCTTCAAGCGCCTGATCCTGGAGGAGGATTACGACACCGCCCTGGAGGTGGCTGCCGAGCAGGTGGAAAACGGTGCCCAGGTGATCGACGTCAACATGGACGAGGGGATGCTCGACGCCGTGGCCGCCATGCGCAAATTCCTCAACCTGATCGCCTCCGAGCCTGATATTGCGCGTTTGCCGATCATGGTGGACTCCTCCAAGTGGGAGGTGATTGAGGCCGGCCTGAAGTGCATCCAGGGCAAGGCGATTGTCAACTCCATCAGCCTCAAGGAGGGTGAGGAGGAGTTTATTGCCCGTGCACGCACCTGCCAGCGTTACGGAGCCGCCGTGGTGGTGATGGCCTTCGATGAGGAGGGTCAGGCCGACACCTTCGCCCGCAAGACCGAGATCTGCAAGCGCTCCTACGACCTTCTGGTCAACAAAGTTGGCTTCGCCCCCCAGGACATTATCTTCGACCCCAACATCTTCGCCATCGCCACCGGTATCGAGGAGCACAACAACTACGCGGTGGATTTCATCGAGGCCTGCGCCTGGATTCGTAAGAATCTGCCCTACGCCAGCATCTCCGGCGGGGTCAGTAACGTCTCGTTCTCTTTCCGCGGCAACAACCCGGTGCGGGAAGCGATCCACTCGGTATTCCTGCTGCACGCCATCCGCGCCGGTCTCAACATGGGTATCGTCAACGCCGGCCAGCTGGCTCTCTACGATGACCTTCCCGCCGAGCTGCGTGATGCGGTCGAGGATGTGGTCAACAACACCAGCCCCGAGGCCACAGAAGCCCTGCTGGCGATCGCCGACAAATTCCGCGGTGATGGCAGCGCCAGCAGCGCGCGCAGCGAAGACAAGGAGTGGCGGCAGCTGCCGGTCAACGAACGCCTTCAACACGCACTGGTAAAGGGGATCTCCAACTTCATCAACGAGGACACCGAAGCTGCCCGCCAGATCGCAGTGCGCCCCATCGATGTCATCGAGGGCCCGCTGATGGACGGCATGAACGTAGTGGGCGACCTGTTTGGCGCCGGCAAGATGTTCCTGCCCCAGGTGGTGAAATCCGCGCGCGTGATGAAACAGGCCGTGGCCTACCTGCAACCCTATATTGAGGCGGAGAAGAGCGAGGGGCAGCAGAGCAACGGTCGCATCCTGATGGCCACCGTTAAGGGGGATGTGCACGATATCGGCAAGAACATTGTCGGCGTGGTCCTGCAGTGCAACAACTTCGAGGTGGTCGATCTCGGGGTGATGGTGCCCTGTGAGAAGATCCTGCAAACGGCCATCGAACAGAAGTGCGACATCATCGGCCTCTCCGGACTGATCACCCCCTCACTGGACGAGATGGTGACCGTTGCCAAAGAGATGGAGCGCCAGCAGATCACACTCCCCCTGATGATCGGAGGTGCCACCACCTCCAAGGCCCACACCGCGGTTAAAATCGATCCCCAGCTCCACTGCAGCCAGGTGGTCTATGTCCCCGACGCCTCCCGCGCCGTGGGGGTCGCCAGCGCCCTCATCTCACCACAACAGCGCCCCGAGCTGGAAGCCCGGCTGGCGCTGGAGTATGAGGAGGTGCGTGAACGAGCGTCCAAACGTACGGTCCGCGGCACCGTTCACAGCTACTCTGAAGCGATCGCCAAGGGCCCCCGCCTCGACTGGGACAACTACAACCCGCCCGCCCCCCTGCAGCCGGGCCTGCACCATTTTGACGACTACCCCCTGGCGGAGCTGGTGGACTATATCGACTGGACCCCCTTCTTCATCAGTTGGGACCTGGCGGGCAAATTCCCCGCCATACTTGAAGATAAAGTCGTGGGTGAGGCGGCCCGTGAGCTGTATGAAAATGCCCGCAAAATGCTCACCCGCATCATCAACGAGAAGCTGATCCGTGCCAGTGCGGTGGTCGGCCTGTGGCCCGCCAACAGCATCAACCACGATGATATCGAGCTCTACGCCGATGAGTCACGGGGGCAGGTGATAGGAACCCTTTGCCACCTGCGCCAACAGCACCAGAAACCCGGCAACACCAAGCCCCTGACCTCGCTGGCCGACTTTGTGGCCCCCAGGGAGAGTGGCCTGAGCGACTACGTCGGCGGCTTTGCGGTCACCGCGGGCATCGGGGCCGACGAGCTGGCCGCAGAGTTTGAAAAGGCCCACGACGACTACAACGCTATTCTGGTCAAATCCCTCGCCGATCGGCTGGCCGAGGCGCTGGCCGAGCGCATGCACGAGCGGGTGCGCAAGGAGCTGTGGGGTTACCAGCCCGCCGAAACACTGGATAACCATGCGCTGATCCGCGAGCAGTATCAGGGCATTCGCCCGGCTCCCGGCTACCCGGCCTGCCCGGACCATACCGAAAAGAGCAAGCTGTTTGAGTTGCTGGACGCCGAGCGCCTTTGCGGCATGAAACTGACCTCCAGCTACGCCATGCACCCGGCGGCTTCGGTATCGGGCTGGTACTTCTCCCACCCCGAGTCCCGCTACTTCCCCGTTGGCAAGATCAATCGTGACCAGGTGGAGAGCTACGCCGCCCGCAAAGGGATGAGTATCGACGAAGTGGAGCGCTGGCTGCGCCCCGTACTGGCCTACGATGCCTGA
- a CDS encoding MATE family efflux transporter — translation MQPERIRRVSSLALPIMGGMLSQSLLNLVDAAMVGSLGEVALAGVGVGAYINFLAVSMIMGLSSGVQAIVARRVGQGRSDLCAQPLNVGLLCALLIALPISLLFYAFSPWLVALISSEPAVTEVGVAYFDARIMALSAVAMNFSFRGYWNGTHRSSTYLKVILVMHAANILISYALIFGAFGLPRLDAAGAGWGTSIAMVLGSLLYFSITTRKAREHGFLRTLPDRTTLRSVLRLAIPNSLQQMLFALGITLLFWIIARIGTEELAVAHVLINLALFLILPGVGLGMAATTLVSKSLGANEPDEAYRWGWDVVRLAVVVLLVLGIPFWLFPDAVLSLFLHNEAARAIGHLPLQLTAAGMVLDATAIVLTQALLGAGANRTVMRISASVQWLLFLPLAWLLGPVLGYGLSAIWALQLGQRALSSLLFASIWRQRQWISIRI, via the coding sequence ATGCAACCAGAGCGTATAAGGCGCGTAAGCTCGCTGGCACTGCCCATCATGGGCGGCATGCTCTCCCAGAGTCTGCTTAACCTGGTCGATGCGGCCATGGTGGGCAGTCTGGGGGAGGTGGCGCTGGCGGGGGTCGGCGTCGGGGCCTACATCAATTTCCTGGCGGTCTCCATGATCATGGGCCTCTCCTCCGGGGTGCAGGCGATCGTTGCCCGTCGCGTCGGCCAGGGGCGCAGTGACTTGTGCGCGCAGCCCCTCAATGTGGGGCTGCTCTGCGCCCTGCTGATCGCCCTGCCTATCAGCCTGCTCTTCTACGCGTTCTCCCCCTGGCTGGTGGCGCTGATCAGCAGCGAACCCGCCGTTACCGAGGTGGGTGTTGCCTACTTTGATGCCCGCATTATGGCGCTGAGTGCGGTGGCGATGAACTTCTCCTTCCGGGGCTACTGGAACGGTACCCACCGTTCCTCTACCTACCTGAAGGTGATTCTGGTGATGCACGCGGCCAATATCCTGATCAGCTACGCCCTGATCTTTGGCGCCTTTGGCCTGCCACGACTGGACGCGGCCGGGGCCGGCTGGGGCACCAGCATCGCTATGGTGCTGGGCTCCCTGCTCTACTTCAGCATCACCACCCGCAAGGCCCGCGAGCACGGTTTCCTGCGTACCCTTCCCGACCGCACAACCCTGCGCTCGGTACTTCGTCTGGCGATCCCCAACTCCCTGCAGCAGATGCTGTTTGCCCTCGGTATCACCCTGCTGTTCTGGATCATCGCCCGCATCGGCACTGAAGAGCTGGCGGTCGCCCACGTCCTGATCAACCTGGCCCTGTTCCTCATCCTGCCGGGGGTTGGCCTGGGCATGGCGGCCACGACTCTGGTGAGCAAATCCCTGGGAGCCAATGAACCCGATGAGGCCTATCGCTGGGGCTGGGACGTCGTCAGGCTGGCGGTAGTGGTCCTGCTGGTACTGGGCATCCCCTTCTGGCTCTTCCCGGACGCTGTCCTCAGCCTCTTCCTCCACAATGAAGCGGCGCGCGCTATCGGCCACCTGCCCCTGCAGCTGACCGCCGCCGGCATGGTGCTGGACGCCACCGCCATCGTGCTCACCCAGGCCCTGCTGGGCGCTGGTGCCAATCGGACGGTGATGCGCATCAGTGCCTCTGTTCAGTGGCTGCTGTTCCTGCCCCTGGCCTGGCTTCTGGGCCCCGTACTGGGCTACGGACTAAGCGCTATCTGGGCGCTGCAGCTGGGCCAAAGGGCCCTATCCTCACTTCTCTTTGCCTCCATCTGGCGCCAACGGCAGTGGATCAGCATCCGTATCTAG
- a CDS encoding aminopeptidase, translated as MVVPLLSLLLGGCESLGYYWQAGEGQWRIYRAQAPVGELVDSPQTAPELRERLIRSQAILEFAHQSLLLPDNGSYRHYADLKRPYVVWNLFASDEFSIQPHHWCYPLVGCLSYRGYFDPDSAIRAASRLQAQGMDTWVAGVRAYSTLGWLDDPLLNTFIEEPEQQLAELIFHELAHQRVFAAGDTEFNESLATVIADEGVRRWAALHHLPHNSEQAALERRAREQVVALVKQTRERLDRLYREDLPTASMRDQKQRLLDQLRTEYQQLRLGPLQRHARYDRWMAGTLNNAKLATIASYHRWVPQIEALLKQQGGDLDALYRALEELAALSADKRKRVLSTHPKYNQ; from the coding sequence TTGGTCGTCCCGCTGCTCTCGCTGCTGCTGGGGGGCTGTGAAAGCCTCGGCTACTACTGGCAGGCCGGTGAAGGACAATGGCGGATCTATCGGGCGCAAGCGCCGGTCGGCGAGCTGGTCGACTCCCCCCAGACCGCCCCTGAGCTACGCGAGCGCCTGATCCGTAGCCAGGCGATCCTGGAATTCGCCCACCAAAGCCTGCTCCTGCCGGATAATGGCAGCTACCGCCACTACGCCGACCTCAAGCGTCCCTACGTGGTCTGGAACCTGTTTGCCAGTGACGAATTCTCCATCCAACCCCATCACTGGTGCTACCCCCTGGTGGGATGCCTGAGCTACCGGGGCTATTTTGACCCCGACTCGGCCATCCGCGCCGCCTCCCGCCTGCAAGCACAGGGGATGGATACCTGGGTAGCCGGTGTCCGTGCTTACTCCACCCTCGGCTGGTTGGATGACCCACTGCTCAACACCTTTATCGAGGAGCCGGAGCAGCAGCTTGCCGAACTGATATTCCATGAGCTGGCCCACCAACGGGTGTTTGCAGCGGGGGATACCGAATTCAACGAAAGCCTGGCTACCGTGATCGCCGACGAAGGGGTACGCCGCTGGGCCGCCCTGCACCACCTACCCCACAACAGCGAGCAAGCCGCCCTCGAGCGGCGCGCACGCGAGCAGGTGGTGGCACTGGTCAAGCAAACCCGAGAGCGGCTGGACAGGCTTTACCGGGAGGATCTCCCCACTGCCTCCATGCGGGATCAAAAACAGCGGTTGCTTGATCAGCTGAGAACCGAGTATCAGCAGTTGCGTCTTGGCCCATTACAGCGGCATGCACGTTATGACCGCTGGATGGCCGGAACGCTGAATAATGCCAAGCTGGCAACGATCGCCAGCTACCACCGCTGGGTACCCCAAATCGAGGCGCTGCTGAAACAGCAGGGAGGCGACCTTGATGCCCTCTACCGGGCACTCGAGGAGCTGGCTGCCCTGTCCGCTGACAAACGAAAGCGGGTCCTGTCCACCCACCCCAAATATAACCAATAA
- the greB gene encoding transcription elongation factor GreB has protein sequence MARYRAPLPPSSAYITPQGAETLKQELDYLWRKKRPEVTQAVSEAAALGDRSENAEYIYGKKQLREIDRRVRFLRKRLEKLVIVDHPPENQGRIYFGAWIELEKEDGARVNYRIVGPDEFDLKRGWISMDSPLAKALIGKATGDEVWVTLPSGEECFYIEAVQYSDPAQTESP, from the coding sequence ATGGCTCGATACCGCGCGCCCCTCCCCCCCTCATCTGCCTACATAACCCCCCAGGGGGCAGAAACCTTGAAGCAGGAGCTGGACTACCTGTGGCGCAAGAAGCGTCCGGAGGTTACCCAGGCGGTATCGGAGGCTGCCGCCTTGGGAGACCGGTCTGAAAACGCGGAATATATCTATGGCAAAAAGCAGCTGCGCGAGATTGATCGGCGGGTGCGTTTTTTACGCAAACGGTTGGAAAAACTGGTCATCGTCGATCACCCACCGGAGAACCAGGGGCGCATCTACTTCGGCGCCTGGATCGAACTGGAAAAAGAGGATGGTGCCCGGGTCAACTACCGGATCGTCGGCCCCGACGAATTCGATCTAAAACGGGGGTGGATCAGCATGGATTCACCGCTGGCCAAGGCGTTGATCGGCAAGGCGACCGGTGACGAGGTATGGGTGACGCTACCCTCGGGCGAGGAGTGTTTTTACATCGAAGCGGTACAGTACAGCGACCCAGCACAGACTGAGAGCCCCTGA
- a CDS encoding DUF934 domain-containing protein has translation MPKLIKNRRLVEDEFSIKWSAEESDPSGKLLVSLEEWQARRDELLASTGTHGVWLKPDDEPELLVEDLSQLPVIAVQFPAFTDGRGYSLARLLRERYGYEGELRAVGDVLRDQLFYMHRCGFDSFAIREDRDAEDALAALDEFSDVYQSAVQQPLPLFRRR, from the coding sequence ATGCCAAAGCTGATTAAGAACCGCCGCCTCGTCGAGGACGAGTTCTCGATCAAGTGGAGTGCGGAGGAGAGTGACCCGAGCGGCAAACTACTGGTATCGCTGGAGGAGTGGCAAGCACGCCGCGACGAGCTACTGGCCTCAACGGGCACCCATGGTGTCTGGCTCAAGCCCGACGATGAACCCGAATTGCTGGTAGAGGACCTGAGCCAGCTCCCCGTCATTGCCGTTCAGTTTCCCGCCTTCACCGACGGTCGAGGCTATTCACTGGCCCGCCTGCTGCGCGAGCGATATGGCTATGAGGGTGAGCTACGAGCAGTCGGCGATGTCCTGCGCGACCAGTTGTTTTATATGCACCGCTGCGGTTTTGACAGTTTCGCAATTAGGGAAGACCGGGATGCCGAAGATGCCCTGGCCGCCCTGGATGAGTTTTCCGACGTCTACCAAAGCGCCGTCCAGCAACCGCTGCCCCTGTTTCGCCGGCGCTGA
- the nfuA gene encoding Fe-S biogenesis protein NfuA — MLITITESAQDYLAELLAKQEVEGIGIRVFVTQPGTPYAETCIAYCKPGESKPEDKVMELKSFNAYIEAESETYLEEALVDYAADRMGGQLTIKAPNAKVPRISDDSSITERINYYLVTEINPGLASHGGQVNLVEVADDYAVLQFGGGCQGCGMADVTLKEGIEKTLLERIPELKGVRDVTDHSERANAYYK; from the coding sequence ATGTTGATCACTATTACCGAGTCAGCCCAGGACTACCTTGCCGAACTGCTTGCCAAGCAGGAGGTAGAGGGGATCGGTATTCGAGTTTTTGTTACCCAGCCCGGTACCCCCTACGCCGAAACCTGTATTGCCTACTGCAAGCCCGGTGAGAGCAAGCCTGAGGATAAAGTGATGGAGTTGAAAAGCTTCAACGCCTATATCGAAGCGGAGAGCGAGACCTATCTCGAAGAGGCGCTGGTGGATTATGCCGCCGATCGTATGGGGGGGCAGCTGACCATCAAGGCACCCAACGCCAAGGTGCCGCGCATCAGCGACGACAGCTCCATCACCGAGCGCATCAATTACTACCTGGTGACCGAGATCAACCCCGGACTCGCCTCCCACGGAGGCCAGGTGAACCTGGTTGAGGTGGCGGACGACTACGCCGTGTTGCAGTTTGGTGGGGGTTGCCAGGGCTGTGGTATGGCCGACGTCACCCTCAAAGAGGGAATCGAGAAGACCCTCCTCGAGCGTATTCCCGAGCTCAAGGGTGTCCGCGATGTGACCGACCACAGCGAGCGGGCCAACGCCTACTACAAGTAA
- a CDS encoding cation:proton antiporter, with the protein MDSGSIVFSFFLIFAGAAVLASVALYTRQPLLIAYIVLGALIGPSGLAMINDTQLLSDIAHVGIIFLLFLLGLDMQPAHLAHMLRKTSWIGVASSVAFALIGYATGLLFGFSTQEAIIMGAAMMFSSTIIGIKLLPTTVLHHKHTGELVVSILLLQDLIAIMVLLFLYSNEGDSPTLAMFTALLALPLLLLFAFGFVKYLLLPLMGKFDRFHEYLFLVAIGWCLGLAELAHAIGLSAEIGAFIAGVSVATSPISQYIAVSLKPLRDFFLILFFFSVGASFNLALLDDVFIPALVLTILTLGAKPLVFKYCLSKSGEDASTSWEVGFRLGQTSEFSILIAYIAASAALIGTEASHVIQATAIMSFLISSYIVVFNFKSPIAVSDRLRRD; encoded by the coding sequence ATGGATAGCGGTTCGATAGTTTTTTCTTTCTTCCTGATCTTTGCCGGTGCAGCCGTGCTGGCATCGGTTGCGCTTTATACCCGTCAACCTCTGCTGATTGCCTACATCGTGTTGGGAGCCCTGATTGGCCCTTCCGGTCTGGCGATGATTAACGACACCCAGTTGCTAAGCGATATTGCCCACGTCGGCATCATCTTTTTGCTGTTTCTTCTGGGACTGGACATGCAACCTGCCCACCTGGCCCATATGTTGCGCAAAACCTCCTGGATCGGTGTCGCCAGCTCCGTTGCCTTTGCCCTGATCGGTTACGCCACCGGCCTGCTGTTCGGTTTCAGTACCCAGGAAGCGATTATCATGGGCGCGGCCATGATGTTTTCCAGCACCATCATCGGTATCAAGCTGCTGCCCACCACCGTGCTGCATCACAAGCACACCGGTGAGTTGGTGGTCAGCATCCTGCTTCTGCAGGACTTGATAGCGATCATGGTGCTACTGTTCCTTTACTCCAACGAGGGAGACAGCCCAACCCTGGCCATGTTCACCGCCCTGCTGGCACTGCCCCTGCTGCTGCTGTTCGCTTTCGGCTTTGTGAAATACCTGCTGCTGCCACTGATGGGAAAGTTCGACCGTTTTCACGAATACCTGTTTCTGGTCGCCATCGGCTGGTGTTTGGGGCTGGCCGAACTGGCACACGCTATCGGCCTGTCCGCGGAAATCGGCGCTTTTATTGCCGGCGTTTCGGTCGCTACCAGCCCCATCTCCCAGTACATTGCCGTCAGCCTCAAACCCTTGCGGGATTTCTTCCTCATCCTCTTCTTCTTTTCAGTGGGCGCGAGCTTCAACCTGGCGCTGCTGGACGACGTCTTTATCCCGGCACTGGTACTGACTATTCTGACCCTGGGGGCTAAACCCCTGGTGTTTAAATACTGCCTGAGCAAAAGCGGCGAGGACGCGTCGACCAGCTGGGAGGTGGGCTTCCGCCTGGGCCAAACCAGCGAGTTTTCGATCCTGATCGCCTATATTGCGGCGTCAGCGGCGCTGATCGGTACCGAAGCCTCCCATGTTATCCAGGCCACCGCTATCATGAGCTTCCTGATCTCCTCCTACATAGTGGTCTTTAACTTCAAGTCGCCGATCGCGGTCTCTGACCGGCTTAGGAGAGACTAG